The Pseudomonas alkylphenolica genomic sequence GAAGAGACCATCAACAAACGCCGGGCGATGTTCCGCGCGGTAGCGCTGGCGGAACAAACGCCGCGCAGCTGAAGTTGAAAAAACGGCGCTCCAGATGAGCGCCGTTTTTTTATGCCGTCAGAAGTCCAGACTCAGGGCCAGGTTGATCCCTTGCTGGGTCAGTTCGTCACTCTTGCGCCAGTTGTATCCGGCGCGCAGTGCCAGTTGCGGTGCCAACTGATGAGCCACACCCAGGCTGGCGCGATTCATATTGCTCTGCGGGGTGTAGCCGGTGAGGGTGAAGTCGTTGCCCGGCAGGCTGTTCAGGTGCAGGCTCAGGTCCTGTTGATCATCCTCGAACTCATGCTCATGGGCGATTTCGGCAAACAGCTGGGTGGCCGGTGCAATCCGGTATTTGCCCAGCAGGCCGAGGCCCAGTCGGCGTGATTCACGTTCCTGATCATCAAAACTCAATGCCGTAGCACGGGCGCCTTTCTCCGAGTAACCATCGACTTTCACGCGGGCATAGTCGGCACTGATAAAGGGTGACAGGTGCCAGTCGCTGTCTGCCTGAGCCAGGTCATAGCCCAGGCGCGCGGCAAAGGCCCAGACTTCGCCGTCGGTATCACCTTTTTCGCTGCGCTCGTTGATCCCCAGGGCGAATGTACGCTTCAGGTCACCATAGTCCAGGTGCCCCACGCTCAATGCGGCATCGGCCCACCACTGGTTGCGCTGGAACTGGGCGAATGCGCTGGTCAGATAACTGTCGAGCTTGTACTCGGAGTCGTGGGCACCGGCTTCGAGCTTCTGCTGATCGATACCGACGGCCAGACCGATGCGCCAGGCCTCGTCGAGGCGGTAACTGCCACCCAGGGTCAGGTTGTAGCCATGGCCATCGGCGCTGGCCGAACTGCGCTGGCCATCGATATCCAGCTTCTGTCCGCTGGCGGCAACGATGGCTTGCCACTGGCCGACGCCTTGCCAGTCGCTCTGCCATTGGTTGCGCAGTTCGTCCTGATGCGCACGCAGGCTGGCGTGAGCCATTTCCGGCAGTAGCGTCAGTTCCCAGGGGGCGGCAAGCAGCGAGTAACCGTAGTCGGCAATCAGCTTCTGTCCGGCGCTGGTGGGGTGGACCGAGTCGTTGAACAGCAGCTTGTCTGGATCAGGCGTGGCGCTGTTGATTCCGTACAGCGGGTTTTCCAGGCAACCATTGCCGCTGTAACAGGTGCCGACCAGATTCTGGCCGACGGCAAGGCCGAACTGTTGTGGCGCGTTGACGCTTTCCTGAAGCAGCAGGGGCACGTTCAGCGGAATAATCTGCGCATCGATCTGCCCCAGTTGCCGCACCAGCTCCTGATTGAAGACACTGCTC encodes the following:
- the estP gene encoding esterase EstP codes for the protein MQKPPFFRSLLGTLLLASSQAFAAPSPYSTLIVFGDSLSDAGQFPDPSDPSGSGLRFTNRDANGQYAAVSPMLLGAQLGIAPSELGASTSPVNTALGRPDGNNWAVGGYRTDQIYESITGSSLTVIPPGNPGAGTVLRERPGYLAGGLRADPNALYYLTGGGNDFLQGLVTSPAGAVAAADRLAASAHALQQGGARYIMVWLLPDLGLTPAFSGTAQQGPLSQLSSVFNQELVRQLGQIDAQIIPLNVPLLLQESVNAPQQFGLAVGQNLVGTCYSGNGCLENPLYGINSATPDPDKLLFNDSVHPTSAGQKLIADYGYSLLAAPWELTLLPEMAHASLRAHQDELRNQWQSDWQGVGQWQAIVAASGQKLDIDGQRSSASADGHGYNLTLGGSYRLDEAWRIGLAVGIDQQKLEAGAHDSEYKLDSYLTSAFAQFQRNQWWADAALSVGHLDYGDLKRTFALGINERSEKGDTDGEVWAFAARLGYDLAQADSDWHLSPFISADYARVKVDGYSEKGARATALSFDDQERESRRLGLGLLGKYRIAPATQLFAEIAHEHEFEDDQQDLSLHLNSLPGNDFTLTGYTPQSNMNRASLGVAHQLAPQLALRAGYNWRKSDELTQQGINLALSLDF